A single window of Leptospira bandrabouensis DNA harbors:
- a CDS encoding 7TM diverse intracellular signaling domain-containing protein, with protein MPRINLFLFVLALVSCGNQLPKRPLIQFTFETKTLEEVLSENVVWSKAHEMKYHFGYWKPSVWVKFEITNAKEERKDYILELESPWVDEVLIGWLSKGKIIKRTFNGSSSFSEREIPHRSPIYKLTLEPFETRTIYAYIKNSGILNAPFRIWEINSFFDRIERDYIANGVYFGIIFALLLYNLLIYISVREKAYIYYCFYLATLMINYLLLGGFFKQLLVPDLELSIKPYLYVSVNLSLMFVGLYSLTFLDLKKINPLLDRVILLSVVCFAFMALLSFLLPYNWMEVSFIYSFPYMFLVLMSAGAYSYLKGVKSSSFFLLAWFTLFIGVIFDSLTKAALIPFSTFGRYGVQIGTAFEVILFSLALGRRLRFLLEENLISKNELTTIKKDLETARKIQMRILPNKLPQNLKLTMEVSYLPLYDIGGDFYDFFEFSDGFGLVIADVTGHGVSAALDSSTVKIAFRNAKEYKESPSELVAAMNRFLCTSLHARFVTVAYFYLDLVKMKLHFSSAGSPPFLIIRNREIESFECPGLLLGVRSNFEYEEKIVPLQEGDRLVIFTDGLYENLKPGADFASILYPEILPIVDLSQNEFHQKLLDRLSKMRQNAKDDITLISLDLH; from the coding sequence ATGCCTAGAATTAATTTATTTTTATTCGTTCTGGCTCTTGTCTCCTGTGGCAATCAATTGCCTAAACGTCCACTCATACAATTCACCTTCGAAACCAAAACTTTGGAAGAAGTTTTATCTGAAAATGTAGTTTGGTCGAAAGCTCATGAAATGAAATACCATTTCGGTTATTGGAAACCATCTGTTTGGGTAAAATTTGAGATAACGAACGCTAAAGAAGAACGGAAAGATTATATTCTCGAGTTAGAATCTCCATGGGTAGATGAAGTCCTTATTGGTTGGTTATCAAAGGGAAAAATTATCAAAAGAACTTTTAATGGATCATCTTCTTTTTCTGAAAGAGAAATTCCGCATAGAAGTCCCATTTATAAACTCACACTGGAGCCGTTCGAAACAAGGACAATCTATGCTTATATTAAGAATTCGGGTATATTGAACGCACCATTTCGTATATGGGAAATAAATTCTTTTTTTGATCGGATCGAAAGAGATTATATTGCAAATGGGGTTTATTTCGGAATTATTTTTGCTCTTTTATTGTATAATCTCTTAATTTACATTAGCGTACGCGAAAAAGCATATATTTATTACTGTTTTTATTTGGCCACATTAATGATTAATTATTTATTGTTAGGTGGTTTTTTTAAGCAGTTATTGGTCCCTGATTTAGAATTATCAATTAAACCTTACCTATATGTATCTGTAAATTTGTCTTTAATGTTTGTGGGTTTATACTCTCTTACCTTTTTGGATCTGAAAAAAATAAATCCACTATTAGATCGTGTGATTCTACTGAGTGTGGTTTGCTTCGCTTTCATGGCACTTTTATCTTTCCTATTGCCGTATAATTGGATGGAAGTGTCTTTTATTTATAGTTTCCCATATATGTTCTTGGTTCTAATGTCTGCAGGTGCTTATTCCTATTTAAAAGGAGTAAAGTCGTCTTCGTTTTTTTTATTAGCTTGGTTCACTTTATTTATAGGGGTAATTTTTGATTCTTTAACAAAAGCGGCACTAATCCCTTTTTCTACCTTTGGTAGATACGGAGTACAAATCGGTACGGCTTTTGAAGTAATTCTGTTTTCTTTGGCTCTTGGTCGGCGTCTTCGTTTTCTATTGGAAGAAAATTTAATATCTAAAAATGAACTAACAACGATTAAAAAGGATCTGGAAACAGCTAGAAAAATTCAAATGCGAATTTTGCCTAATAAGTTACCTCAGAACCTAAAACTTACAATGGAAGTGTCTTACCTCCCTCTTTATGATATAGGAGGTGACTTTTATGATTTTTTTGAATTTTCGGACGGTTTCGGTTTGGTCATTGCTGATGTAACGGGTCACGGTGTAAGTGCTGCACTCGATTCTTCCACTGTGAAAATAGCCTTCCGAAATGCCAAAGAGTATAAAGAGTCACCGAGCGAATTGGTTGCTGCAATGAACCGCTTCCTTTGCACAAGCCTTCATGCTCGTTTTGTAACAGTTGCGTATTTTTATTTGGACCTTGTGAAAATGAAATTACATTTTAGTTCGGCAGGCAGCCCCCCATTTTTGATTATTCGCAACAGAGAAATAGAATCATTTGAATGTCCTGGTCTTTTGCTTGGTGTTAGATCCAATTTTGAATATGAAGAAAAAATAGTTCCCTTACAAGAAGGTGATAGGTTAGTCATTTTTACAGATGGTTTGTACGAAAACTTAAAACCCGGTGCAGATTTTGCTTCCATTTTATATCCGGAAATTTTACCCATTGTTGATCTTTCTCAGAATGAATTTCATCAAAAGCTCCTTGATCGATTATCAAAGATGCGACAAAATGCAAAGGATGATATTACCTTAATTTCTCTTGATCTACATTGA
- a CDS encoding YegP family protein: protein MSAKFEIYKDKAGEFRFRLKASNGEIIASSEGYSSKQACENGIASVKNNAGSAEIVDQT from the coding sequence ATGTCAGCAAAATTCGAAATTTACAAAGACAAAGCAGGCGAATTCCGCTTTCGCCTCAAAGCATCCAATGGTGAAATCATCGCATCAAGCGAAGGATATTCTTCTAAACAAGCATGTGAAAACGGAATTGCTTCCGTGAAGAACAATGCCGGATCAGCGGAAATAGTCGATCAAACGTAA
- a CDS encoding pyrimidine/purine nucleoside phosphorylase — protein sequence MSSFTSVTVLKPANIYFNGNVTSRTVLFPNGEKKTLGIMMPGEYEFGTDQKEIMEIQSGKLSVLLPGSETWLQIDGQYVFEVPAGSKFKLKIQTVTDYCCSYV from the coding sequence ATGAGTTCATTTACATCCGTAACAGTACTAAAACCAGCCAACATTTACTTCAATGGGAACGTCACAAGCAGGACTGTTTTGTTTCCAAACGGGGAAAAGAAAACTTTGGGAATCATGATGCCTGGAGAGTATGAATTTGGTACAGACCAAAAAGAGATTATGGAAATCCAATCGGGGAAACTATCAGTTCTTTTACCAGGATCCGAAACATGGCTCCAAATCGACGGTCAGTACGTATTTGAAGTCCCTGCAGGATCCAAGTTTAAACTTAAAATTCAAACTGTAACAGATTATTGTTGCTCTTACGTTTGA
- a CDS encoding TetR/AcrR family transcriptional regulator, with product MKSVPRKTSLKSENKKQQAREKSIERILASAIALFAKHGFSQTTMEMIANHAKISKGLAYNYFKSKNQIFEQIIDSHLAKQEKFYSNIPPNLSAKEYVREFFNRSIQFAKEERKTMVLISVCLFQPGSVSLSKKMVENVEKRFAPFKEAMKERFRSYGIKDPDKEMILIKTFLHGVIMSQHFNDTTTCTPTIIEMVLERYDYKN from the coding sequence GTGAAGTCAGTGCCCAGAAAGACTTCCCTAAAATCAGAGAACAAAAAGCAGCAAGCCCGGGAAAAATCTATCGAAAGGATCCTTGCTTCTGCCATTGCATTATTTGCAAAACATGGGTTCTCACAAACGACTATGGAGATGATTGCTAATCATGCAAAAATTTCCAAGGGCCTTGCGTATAATTATTTTAAAAGCAAAAACCAAATCTTTGAACAAATCATCGATTCTCATCTCGCCAAACAAGAAAAATTTTATAGTAACATTCCACCCAATCTTTCTGCAAAAGAATATGTGAGGGAATTTTTTAACCGTTCCATCCAATTCGCAAAAGAAGAAAGAAAAACAATGGTTTTGATTTCGGTATGTCTTTTCCAACCGGGTTCTGTTTCTCTTTCCAAAAAGATGGTAGAAAATGTAGAGAAACGGTTTGCCCCTTTTAAAGAAGCAATGAAAGAAAGGTTCAGATCCTACGGAATCAAAGATCCCGACAAAGAGATGATCCTTATCAAAACCTTTCTCCATGGTGTGATTATGAGCCAACATTTTAATGACACAACGACTTGTACGCCAACGATCATTGAAATGGTCCTAGAAAGATACGATTATAAAAATTAA
- a CDS encoding PaaI family thioesterase, whose translation MQTLTTEETQKILDDMTINFNHGGRKITVPPPIFVAMKAEILSYTKGKSITVSFPVSEDQTNPMGMMQGGVIAAAFDNAFGPLSYLVAKRPTTTIDMNIQYIRGVAVGQKVIVKASVEAKGFSTIHMVGEMRTEKEKLLATASTNLLILKIPGGLGE comes from the coding sequence ATGCAGACACTCACAACCGAAGAAACACAAAAAATTTTAGATGATATGACAATCAATTTTAATCACGGGGGGCGGAAAATTACGGTTCCTCCTCCGATTTTTGTCGCAATGAAGGCGGAAATTTTGTCTTACACAAAAGGAAAAAGTATAACTGTCTCCTTTCCTGTATCAGAAGACCAAACCAATCCTATGGGAATGATGCAAGGTGGAGTAATCGCTGCAGCATTTGACAATGCCTTTGGCCCACTTAGTTATCTAGTGGCAAAACGTCCCACAACTACAATTGATATGAATATCCAATACATCCGTGGTGTGGCAGTTGGACAAAAAGTAATCGTAAAGGCTTCTGTAGAAGCAAAAGGATTTTCCACCATACATATGGTAGGTGAAATGCGAACAGAAAAAGAGAAACTTTTGGCAACTGCCTCAACAAATCTTCTTATTCTAAAAATACCCGGTGGGTTAGGGGAATAA
- a CDS encoding TetR/AcrR family transcriptional regulator produces the protein MKRASYHHGNLKNTIIKTCHKLLQKKGATDFSLREVANLSGVSHAALYRHFQDKEEVLEILSSIGFDKLGSLQKKVPQNKTNPDEYFVKLGLVYIQFAIKNPNYYRLMFQTKRSNESLILKRSKLKSYAILVRGCRFYLKTKRKKENHRSFALMAWSLVHGYSNLCLETEFPDTESKTLKKSKLEMAEDILRFAI, from the coding sequence GTGAAACGTGCTTCCTACCATCACGGTAATCTAAAAAATACAATCATCAAAACTTGTCATAAATTATTACAAAAGAAGGGTGCTACTGATTTTTCTCTCCGTGAGGTGGCAAATCTATCTGGAGTCTCACATGCAGCGTTGTACAGGCATTTCCAAGATAAGGAAGAAGTTTTAGAAATTTTATCTTCAATCGGATTTGATAAGCTTGGTTCACTACAAAAAAAGGTACCACAGAATAAAACCAATCCTGACGAATATTTTGTCAAATTGGGGTTAGTTTACATTCAATTTGCGATAAAAAATCCGAATTATTATAGGCTTATGTTTCAGACCAAAAGATCAAATGAATCTCTAATTTTAAAACGATCTAAATTAAAATCTTATGCTATACTGGTTAGAGGATGTAGATTTTACCTAAAAACAAAACGTAAGAAAGAGAATCATAGAAGTTTTGCACTTATGGCTTGGTCTCTCGTTCACGGGTATAGCAATTTATGCCTTGAAACTGAATTTCCAGACACAGAAAGCAAAACTCTAAAAAAATCAAAATTGGAAATGGCTGAAGACATCTTAAGGTTTGCGATTTAG
- a CDS encoding helix-turn-helix domain-containing protein — protein MKTNRTGIWIPVWIEELNLSHSQTKLYAEIVSLHEKGGCFASNRYFGELLGLKMDTISRLITSLKKLGLLEQTGFDGRKRYLKPLFSNPMAKKINVTEEPLEKNPIVSPAKKVVTLPSSLPKKSNAGLEKIQPSFYSTIEVQKKVQKKNSWDEFKIWSETTLSKSTHHQISRLASPEFLQGTLGLIWKNWIETQNLQWE, from the coding sequence ATGAAAACAAATCGCACAGGAATATGGATTCCCGTTTGGATAGAGGAATTGAATCTTTCCCATAGCCAAACAAAACTTTACGCTGAAATTGTATCCTTACATGAGAAAGGTGGGTGTTTTGCATCAAACCGCTATTTTGGAGAGTTACTGGGTCTTAAGATGGATACAATATCGAGGCTTATCACTTCTCTCAAAAAACTAGGTCTCTTAGAACAAACTGGATTTGATGGTAGAAAAAGATATTTAAAACCTTTATTCTCAAATCCGATGGCTAAAAAGATAAATGTAACCGAAGAACCATTGGAAAAAAATCCTATAGTATCTCCGGCAAAAAAGGTAGTAACTCTCCCAAGCAGCCTGCCTAAAAAATCCAATGCAGGTTTGGAAAAAATTCAGCCTTCTTTTTATAGTACAATAGAGGTACAAAAGAAAGTACAAAAGAAAAATTCATGGGATGAATTTAAAATTTGGAGTGAAACAACTTTATCAAAATCAACTCACCATCAAATTTCAAGATTGGCTTCTCCGGAGTTTTTACAAGGGACTTTAGGTTTGATTTGGAAAAATTGGATAGAAACTCAAAATCTTCAATGGGAATGA
- a CDS encoding ParB/RepB/Spo0J family partition protein, with product MKNKANYNPADILSRATARTSSLNPFLKEESTTHHNATEIPVEEILIENNPRKTFNESTIKELADSISQYGLLQPVVVRKKAGKYELINGERRFRAHKLLKKKTILAIIKNVEQIDISKLPEIKLVENLQREDLSESDLALSLQELKNRHKETNEQLAKRINKSGQWVKTKIAHAEILKETNISTTSDKNHPIFQIPTSLFTEIAPLDVSNRKKAIDYLLKGLEKKGDFPSRNDLREFVRPLKPNKQKQSKPKVNNLELKDLKNKLLKIKEKISQLQNEKTIIEEAIRKYKK from the coding sequence ATGAAAAATAAAGCAAATTATAACCCAGCAGATATTTTATCAAGAGCAACAGCAAGAACTTCATCCCTTAATCCATTTCTTAAAGAGGAAAGCACCACTCATCACAATGCAACAGAGATCCCAGTCGAAGAAATATTAATCGAAAACAATCCGCGAAAAACTTTTAACGAGTCCACAATCAAAGAACTTGCAGACTCCATTTCGCAATACGGACTTTTACAGCCAGTAGTTGTAAGAAAAAAGGCAGGGAAATATGAACTCATCAATGGAGAAAGGAGATTTCGCGCCCACAAACTTTTGAAAAAAAAGACGATTCTCGCAATCATTAAAAATGTCGAACAAATTGATATTTCCAAATTACCTGAAATCAAATTAGTTGAAAATCTACAAAGAGAAGACCTTTCCGAATCCGATTTAGCACTCTCTCTTCAAGAACTTAAAAACAGACATAAAGAAACCAATGAACAACTAGCAAAACGAATCAATAAGTCGGGGCAATGGGTAAAAACTAAAATCGCACATGCGGAAATTTTAAAAGAAACAAACATCAGCACCACATCAGACAAAAATCATCCTATCTTTCAAATCCCAACAAGTTTATTCACAGAAATTGCACCCCTAGATGTTTCCAACAGGAAAAAGGCAATCGACTATCTTTTAAAAGGTCTAGAAAAAAAAGGGGACTTCCCTTCCCGAAATGATCTTAGGGAATTTGTACGTCCCCTAAAACCCAACAAACAAAAACAATCCAAACCAAAAGTTAACAACTTAGAACTCAAAGACCTAAAAAATAAATTACTAAAAATTAAAGAAAAAATCTCACAGCTTCAAAATGAAAAAACAATCATTGAAGAGGCCATTCGAAAGTATAAAAAATGA